A stretch of Dyella sp. BiH032 DNA encodes these proteins:
- a CDS encoding NmrA family NAD(P)-binding protein produces MSILITGASGTVGSRIVQRLAASGEEVKALVRTPGKIALPAGVTEVVGDMTSAASMRAALSGVRTLFLLNAVTADETTQALMTLNLAREAGIERIVYLSVIHADLYTNVPHFTGKHTVERMIKSLDLPVTVLRPAYFMQNDERIQSVVENYGVYPMPIGQAGVSMVDVRDIADIAVVELLARHRAPHPLPRRTLDVAGPEALTGESAARIWGEALQRDIPYGGDDLDGFERQMAAYGPDWLAYDMRLMMQGIQQRGMHAEKGTAGTLEKMLGRSLRSYREAVREMVGSHD; encoded by the coding sequence ATGAGCATCCTGATTACCGGTGCCTCCGGCACTGTCGGCTCCCGGATCGTCCAGCGCCTCGCCGCCAGCGGCGAAGAAGTGAAAGCGCTCGTGCGCACGCCGGGCAAGATCGCGCTCCCCGCGGGCGTGACGGAAGTGGTCGGCGACATGACCAGCGCGGCCTCCATGCGCGCGGCGCTGTCCGGCGTCCGCACCTTGTTCCTGCTCAACGCCGTCACCGCCGACGAAACCACCCAGGCGCTGATGACCTTGAATCTGGCCCGCGAGGCGGGCATCGAACGCATCGTCTATCTGTCGGTGATCCACGCCGACCTCTACACCAACGTGCCGCACTTCACCGGCAAGCACACGGTCGAGCGCATGATCAAAAGCCTCGACCTGCCGGTGACCGTCCTTCGCCCGGCGTACTTCATGCAGAACGACGAACGCATCCAGTCGGTGGTCGAGAACTACGGCGTCTATCCGATGCCGATCGGCCAGGCCGGCGTGAGCATGGTGGACGTGCGCGACATCGCCGACATCGCGGTCGTCGAACTGCTGGCACGGCATCGCGCACCCCATCCGCTGCCTCGGCGCACGCTGGATGTGGCCGGCCCCGAGGCACTCACCGGCGAGTCCGCTGCACGCATCTGGGGCGAAGCACTGCAGCGCGACATCCCCTACGGCGGCGACGACCTCGATGGCTTCGAACGGCAGATGGCCGCCTACGGCCCGGACTGGCTGGCCTACGACATGCGCCTGATGATGCAGGGCATCCAGCAACGCGGCATGCATGCCGAGAAGGGCACGGCCGGAACACTGGAGAAGATGCTGGGCCGGTCGCTGCGCAGCTATCGCGAGGCGGTGCGGGAGATGGTGGGCTCGCACGACTAA
- a CDS encoding NADP-dependent oxidoreductase produces the protein MNTMRALILTQYGGPDAIQVASAEAPTAGPGQALVRVRAAGVNGLDWKVREGYVRDAFPLQLPTTLGIELAGVVEAVGPGVTGLREGDRVMGPLGGLGAYADLVAVNAANLAIIPDALSFVDAAALPVAAVAAWQSLHFAGPIHAGQRILIHGAAGGLGGFAVQFAHQAGAEVFATALSEHADYVRGLGADHVIAYDLEQFEASARDIDLVLDYVGGEVLARSWSVLAEDGAIVSTASPAILSNTPAGRRGLWFVNTPDTARLQAIADDVADGRLRSKVAAAVRFDELPAAIERNRTQPQVGKTVVDFAL, from the coding sequence ATGAACACCATGCGTGCCCTGATCCTCACCCAGTACGGCGGCCCCGACGCCATCCAGGTCGCGTCCGCGGAAGCGCCGACCGCCGGCCCGGGCCAAGCGCTGGTCCGCGTTCGCGCCGCCGGCGTGAACGGCCTGGATTGGAAAGTCCGCGAAGGCTACGTCCGCGACGCCTTCCCTCTGCAGCTGCCCACCACGCTGGGCATCGAACTGGCCGGCGTCGTCGAGGCGGTCGGCCCGGGTGTCACGGGACTGCGCGAAGGCGATCGCGTCATGGGCCCGCTCGGCGGGCTGGGCGCCTACGCGGATCTCGTCGCCGTGAACGCGGCGAACCTCGCCATCATTCCCGACGCGCTGAGCTTCGTGGACGCCGCCGCGCTGCCAGTGGCCGCCGTCGCTGCGTGGCAAAGCCTGCACTTCGCCGGCCCCATCCATGCCGGCCAGCGCATCCTGATCCACGGCGCCGCCGGCGGCCTGGGCGGGTTCGCGGTGCAGTTCGCGCACCAGGCGGGCGCCGAGGTATTCGCCACGGCGCTGAGCGAACACGCGGACTATGTGCGCGGCCTGGGCGCGGACCACGTCATCGCCTATGACCTGGAGCAGTTCGAGGCTTCCGCCCGCGACATCGATCTGGTGCTCGATTACGTCGGCGGCGAAGTACTCGCCCGCTCGTGGTCGGTACTGGCCGAGGACGGCGCCATCGTCAGCACCGCGTCGCCGGCCATCCTCTCCAACACGCCCGCCGGCCGCCGCGGCCTGTGGTTCGTGAACACGCCGGATACCGCGCGGCTGCAGGCCATCGCCGACGACGTGGCGGACGGACGCCTGCGCTCCAAGGTCGCCGCCGCCGTCCGCTTCGACGAGCTGCCCGCCGCGATCGAGCGCAACCGCACGCAACCGCAAGTCGGCAAGACCGTCGTCGACTTCGCCCTCTGA
- a CDS encoding LysR family transcriptional regulator: MDLNALEDFQLVAAHGGFGKASRASGRSKATLSRRVADLEEALGLRLIERGTQRLELTEAGQLLLSRTEGPMREVTEAVTAARDGQAAPRGRLRIAAPVLFSQLVLGRLAARFRALYPEVEIEAVAEDRRVDLVNEHFDIAIRVNPRKDSDLVGRCFARDRMVLAAAPSVPMPKGRRDKPFPVPAVVMPTFRDGDLWTVRNGQFTVAPQPVLRLSSLLMVRDAIAAGAGAAMVPQSIIGGLLEKGELVSWGIAGDEVELWVLHTSRRLQSPKVRAFVEFMSQQYPGGSLVIPAG, encoded by the coding sequence ATGGACCTCAACGCCCTCGAAGATTTCCAGCTGGTCGCCGCCCACGGCGGCTTCGGCAAAGCCAGCCGCGCGAGCGGTCGTTCCAAAGCCACCTTGTCGCGCCGTGTCGCCGACCTCGAAGAAGCATTGGGCCTGCGCCTGATCGAACGAGGCACGCAGCGGCTGGAGCTGACCGAAGCCGGCCAACTGCTGCTCAGCCGCACCGAAGGGCCGATGCGCGAAGTCACCGAAGCCGTCACGGCTGCGCGCGACGGCCAGGCCGCGCCGCGCGGCCGCTTGCGCATCGCGGCGCCGGTGTTGTTCTCGCAGTTGGTGTTGGGCCGGCTCGCCGCGCGGTTCCGCGCGCTCTATCCCGAAGTGGAAATCGAAGCCGTGGCGGAGGATCGCCGCGTCGATCTGGTCAACGAGCACTTCGACATCGCCATTCGCGTCAATCCGCGCAAGGACAGCGACCTGGTCGGCCGCTGCTTCGCCCGCGACCGGATGGTGCTCGCCGCCGCGCCCTCGGTACCGATGCCGAAAGGCCGGCGCGACAAACCGTTTCCGGTACCCGCCGTAGTGATGCCCACCTTCCGCGACGGCGATCTCTGGACGGTGCGCAACGGCCAGTTCACCGTCGCGCCGCAGCCGGTGCTGCGGCTGTCATCGCTGCTGATGGTGCGCGATGCCATCGCTGCCGGCGCGGGCGCGGCGATGGTGCCGCAGTCGATCATCGGCGGGCTGCTGGAGAAGGGCGAGCTGGTGAGCTGGGGCATCGCCGGCGACGAAGTGGAGCTCTGGGTGCTGCACACGTCGCGGCGATTGCAGAGCCCGAAAGTGCGGGCCTTCGTGGAGTTCATGAGCCAGCAGTATCCGGGTGGATCGCTGGTGATTCCGGCGGGATGA
- a CDS encoding lipase family protein: protein MSSNDTNINLTLAFVLNNAAVDDQGHALQNPSVSVVQANIVNRIKQSTYAKDFALVWGPSIYLDPGTKGDTAGYTANVTAVFKDPSGDLRVVTSGTNGSSDYDVDEEDNDIAQTGASALISGAPSDASISKGAMAGAQAIIQSTSSGASLVSYLQGQTSSGGKVVMVGHSLGGALASVLALYLKEQLPSATLSCFTFAGPTAGNQQFADYFDQTMAGASTRIVNSKDTVPQAWNPTSIQTILTIYEPDIATPDKIKNGINNNMLVLDFLNYQQPTAGAQTLTGAVNTSIIENKDTDFDKQAAYQHVNAYLSLLGLKDGDVWLPPNS, encoded by the coding sequence ATGTCTTCGAACGACACGAACATCAATCTCACGCTGGCGTTTGTACTCAACAACGCCGCCGTGGATGACCAAGGCCATGCCCTACAGAACCCAAGTGTGTCAGTGGTGCAGGCGAATATCGTCAACCGGATCAAGCAGTCCACGTATGCGAAGGATTTCGCTCTCGTGTGGGGGCCTTCCATCTATCTGGACCCGGGAACCAAAGGAGACACCGCGGGCTACACCGCCAACGTCACCGCCGTTTTCAAAGACCCTTCGGGCGACTTGCGCGTGGTGACCAGCGGGACGAACGGGAGTTCGGACTACGACGTGGACGAGGAAGACAACGACATCGCCCAGACCGGCGCGAGCGCGCTGATCTCGGGCGCGCCGTCGGATGCCTCCATCTCGAAAGGCGCCATGGCCGGCGCGCAAGCCATCATCCAAAGTACGTCCTCGGGCGCCAGCCTGGTGAGTTACCTGCAGGGCCAGACGTCGTCGGGCGGCAAGGTCGTCATGGTCGGGCATAGCCTCGGCGGAGCCCTCGCCTCGGTGCTCGCGCTTTACCTGAAAGAGCAGCTCCCGTCGGCCACCTTGAGCTGCTTCACCTTCGCCGGGCCGACCGCCGGCAATCAACAGTTCGCCGATTACTTCGACCAGACCATGGCCGGCGCGTCGACCCGCATCGTCAACTCGAAGGACACGGTACCGCAGGCCTGGAACCCCACCAGCATCCAGACCATCCTGACCATCTACGAGCCAGACATCGCCACGCCCGACAAGATCAAGAACGGCATCAACAACAACATGCTGGTGCTGGATTTCCTGAACTACCAGCAGCCGACGGCCGGCGCGCAGACGCTCACGGGGGCGGTCAATACCTCGATCATCGAGAACAAGGACACCGACTTCGACAAACAGGCTGCTTACCAGCACGTCAATGCCTACCTGTCCTTGCTGGGCTTGAAGGACGGGGACGTCTGGTTGCCGCCTAACTCGTGA
- a CDS encoding rRNA pseudouridine synthase: MTEPVRLAKRVAALAQCSRREAEMYIEGGWVRVDGVTIEEPQFKVLDERIEIDPHAKLEPPEPATLVLHKPAGITLDEARALVNPQSHAEDDPSGVRLLKRHFARLEAPLSLPDKASGLLVFTQDWRVKRRLEEDADRIEQEFVVEVTGTLAPNGLALLNHGLVFDHYALPPIKVSWQNETHLRFALKRIAPEKIERMCAAVGLKVLAMKRLRVGRISMARLQPGEWRYLAGTDRF; encoded by the coding sequence ATGACCGAACCCGTACGCCTCGCCAAACGTGTCGCCGCTCTGGCTCAGTGCTCGCGGCGCGAGGCGGAGATGTATATCGAAGGCGGTTGGGTGCGCGTGGATGGCGTGACCATCGAGGAGCCGCAGTTCAAGGTGCTGGATGAGCGCATCGAGATTGATCCGCACGCGAAACTGGAACCGCCCGAGCCCGCCACGCTGGTGTTGCACAAACCTGCCGGCATCACGCTCGACGAGGCGCGCGCTCTGGTGAATCCGCAGAGTCACGCCGAGGACGACCCCTCCGGCGTGCGTTTGCTCAAGCGCCACTTTGCTCGGCTGGAAGCACCATTGTCGTTGCCGGACAAAGCCAGCGGCCTGCTCGTGTTCACGCAGGACTGGCGCGTGAAGCGCCGGCTGGAAGAGGACGCCGACCGTATCGAGCAGGAGTTCGTAGTGGAAGTGACAGGCACGCTCGCGCCAAATGGCCTTGCCCTGCTCAACCACGGCCTGGTCTTCGACCATTACGCCTTGCCGCCGATCAAGGTGAGCTGGCAGAACGAAACGCACCTGCGCTTTGCATTGAAACGCATCGCGCCGGAGAAGATCGAGCGCATGTGCGCCGCGGTGGGGTTGAAGGTGCTGGCGATGAAGCGCCTTCGCGTCGGCCGCATTTCCATGGCGCGGTTGCAGCCGGGCGAATGGCGGTATCTGGCGGGTACGGATCGCTTCTGA
- a CDS encoding alpha/beta hydrolase, protein MPFRAARVVMRASLIALVMGSSASWPAAAAEPAHRAGETVIESGVATAIDGSSMPYEIGTLYVPENRTKPGSRLIGVGFARIKAAKPTQAPPIVLLAGGPGVTMLDIVLDKDETARRRVKAWQAYAQVADLLVIEQRGYTLRGDRMEIPSKALPLDRPTTVADDIDVTRDLARRAPAAYPQADLSGYSIGEIADDVADLSRALGYDKISVVGASFGSQWGFAVMKAHPGLVARAVITSAEPLDYGYDMPSQVYSIYQRIAWEADQDPALKPWLPSGGLVAAIWAVRERLAKAPVTVTVKDTAGKTQRVVLGVEDYQSALLDAAQHAATFPRFVLDLYHEHYDAWARDAIASRAGENRSLINPLINIGLDMSAERKALLRTDPALPIIGGWNFAGYLATKGEWATPDAGDRFRRPVRDTTPVLFVQGDWDPSTPMENTLAMLPWFPNARMMILHRAQHGGTFQWLRTRPELAAKVYDFLRTGSFGDLPSEASLDPVAFEKPEVAAPPR, encoded by the coding sequence ATGCCGTTCCGTGCTGCACGCGTAGTCATGCGCGCGTCGTTGATCGCGCTTGTCATGGGTTCTTCGGCGTCATGGCCCGCCGCGGCAGCGGAACCTGCCCATCGCGCTGGCGAGACCGTCATCGAAAGCGGTGTGGCCACCGCGATCGACGGCTCGTCCATGCCCTACGAGATCGGCACGCTTTACGTGCCGGAGAATCGCACCAAGCCCGGCAGCCGGCTCATCGGCGTCGGCTTCGCGCGCATCAAGGCCGCGAAGCCAACCCAGGCGCCGCCCATCGTGCTGCTGGCGGGCGGGCCGGGCGTGACCATGCTCGATATCGTGCTGGACAAGGACGAGACCGCACGGCGGCGGGTCAAGGCGTGGCAAGCCTATGCGCAGGTGGCCGATCTGCTCGTCATCGAACAGCGCGGCTACACGCTGCGCGGCGATCGCATGGAGATCCCCAGCAAAGCGCTGCCGCTGGATCGCCCCACCACGGTGGCCGACGACATCGACGTCACCCGCGACTTGGCGCGCCGCGCACCCGCGGCGTATCCGCAGGCCGATCTCTCCGGCTACTCCATCGGCGAGATTGCCGATGACGTGGCCGATCTCAGCCGGGCGCTCGGCTACGACAAGATCAGCGTGGTCGGCGCGAGTTTCGGTTCGCAATGGGGCTTTGCCGTGATGAAGGCGCACCCGGGCCTGGTGGCGCGCGCTGTCATCACCTCGGCCGAGCCGCTGGACTACGGCTACGACATGCCTTCCCAGGTCTACAGCATCTATCAGCGCATTGCCTGGGAAGCCGATCAGGATCCCGCACTGAAACCCTGGTTGCCGTCCGGCGGACTCGTGGCGGCGATCTGGGCCGTGCGCGAGCGCCTGGCCAAGGCGCCGGTCACGGTGACGGTGAAGGACACCGCCGGCAAGACGCAGCGCGTGGTGCTCGGCGTGGAGGACTACCAGTCCGCGCTGCTCGACGCCGCGCAGCACGCCGCCACGTTCCCGCGCTTCGTGCTCGATCTCTACCACGAGCATTACGACGCCTGGGCGCGCGATGCCATCGCCAGCCGCGCGGGAGAAAACCGTTCGTTGATCAATCCGCTGATCAACATCGGTCTGGACATGAGCGCGGAGCGGAAAGCCCTGCTGCGCACCGATCCGGCGCTGCCGATCATCGGCGGCTGGAACTTCGCCGGTTATCTCGCGACCAAGGGCGAATGGGCCACGCCGGATGCCGGCGACCGTTTCCGGCGACCGGTCCGGGATACGACACCGGTGTTGTTCGTCCAGGGCGATTGGGACCCATCGACGCCGATGGAAAACACGCTGGCCATGCTGCCGTGGTTTCCCAACGCCCGCATGATGATCCTGCACCGGGCGCAGCATGGCGGCACGTTCCAGTGGCTGCGCACGCGGCCGGAACTGGCCGCCAAGGTCTATGACTTCCTGCGCACTGGGAGTTTCGGCGACTTGCCGAGCGAGGCGAGCCTCGACCCGGTGGCGTTCGAGAAGCCCGAAGTGGCCGCGCCGCCGCGCTGA
- a CDS encoding TIGR00266 family protein codes for MQTRIQGTVMPVLEVQLDPNESIFAESGELSWMTSSIQMSTHTQMGGGGGLFGALKRVIGGGTLFMTEYKAARTTGEVAFATKVPGHIVPVSLSPGNEYMVHRHGFLCATPQVSISVGFQQSLGAGIFGGSGFMLQKLGGTGTAWLELSGELIRKDLAPGENLRVHPGHVGAFQGSVNFQIVTVPGIKNALFGGDGIFLASLTGPGTVWLQTLPISRLAHQLAEYMPSGEGGSNRAALGSGLVGGIVGSLLSGDDR; via the coding sequence ATGCAAACCCGCATCCAGGGCACCGTGATGCCCGTACTGGAAGTCCAGCTCGACCCCAACGAAAGCATCTTCGCGGAAAGTGGCGAGCTTTCCTGGATGACCTCGTCCATCCAGATGAGCACGCACACCCAGATGGGCGGTGGTGGCGGTCTGTTCGGTGCGCTCAAGCGCGTGATCGGCGGCGGCACCTTGTTCATGACCGAATACAAGGCCGCGCGCACTACGGGCGAAGTGGCGTTCGCCACCAAGGTGCCGGGCCATATCGTGCCGGTGTCGCTCAGCCCGGGTAACGAGTACATGGTGCATCGGCACGGCTTTCTCTGCGCCACGCCGCAGGTGTCGATCAGCGTGGGCTTTCAGCAATCGCTGGGTGCGGGCATCTTCGGCGGCAGCGGCTTCATGTTGCAGAAGCTCGGCGGCACAGGCACCGCGTGGCTGGAGCTTTCCGGCGAATTGATCCGCAAAGATCTGGCGCCGGGCGAGAACCTGCGCGTTCATCCGGGGCACGTCGGCGCGTTCCAGGGCTCGGTGAACTTCCAGATCGTCACCGTGCCCGGCATCAAGAACGCGCTCTTCGGCGGCGACGGCATTTTCCTCGCTTCGCTCACCGGCCCCGGCACCGTGTGGCTGCAGACGCTGCCCATCTCGCGGCTCGCGCACCAGTTGGCCGAATACATGCCCAGCGGCGAAGGCGGCTCCAACCGTGCGGCGCTCGGCAGCGGCTTGGTGGGCGGCATCGTGGGCTCGTTGCTAAGCGGGGACGATCGGTGA
- a CDS encoding HNH endonuclease produces MRRIFIFTAGTPEARDHLKDSITQAVSFSRMEKVLGPERTAQFKALTNADGFYAWGAVPGPRNKPRWEAIRVGDIVLTVYGNRYRFVSIVSGTLHDEGMAREIWGTDDKGRTWEYMYLLTQPQALDVGVQAEPVASYLHRKYQGFTKISDEKVQTILEKFGSLDHFVEQMFQRSLPDLPLELELEQVRAEASEADSFNPASMADGRTKVLREVVRRQGQLKFREALMAAYEGKCAVTGCDIEAVLEAAHIAPYFGKDSNVVQNGLLLRADIHTLFDLGQLKISPEGTIELHKRLLRSIYAKYESRKIRSPLKKSQEPSLEALTLKYMSPSIRA; encoded by the coding sequence ATGAGACGTATCTTCATCTTCACCGCAGGCACACCCGAAGCCCGGGATCACCTGAAAGACTCAATCACTCAGGCGGTTTCCTTCTCACGCATGGAGAAAGTTCTCGGTCCAGAGCGCACGGCTCAATTCAAGGCGCTGACCAATGCCGACGGCTTCTATGCATGGGGTGCCGTACCAGGGCCAAGGAACAAGCCTAGGTGGGAAGCCATACGCGTCGGCGACATCGTGCTGACCGTCTACGGCAACAGGTACAGGTTCGTTTCAATCGTCTCCGGCACCTTGCATGACGAGGGCATGGCACGCGAAATCTGGGGCACGGACGACAAAGGCCGTACATGGGAGTACATGTACTTGCTCACCCAGCCGCAGGCGCTCGATGTGGGCGTCCAGGCTGAACCTGTGGCCAGCTATCTCCACCGCAAGTATCAAGGGTTCACCAAAATCTCGGACGAGAAAGTACAAACCATTCTCGAGAAGTTCGGTTCGCTGGATCACTTCGTCGAGCAGATGTTCCAACGCTCACTTCCCGATCTACCCTTGGAACTCGAGCTAGAACAAGTGCGAGCCGAGGCTTCCGAAGCAGACTCGTTCAACCCTGCAAGCATGGCCGATGGCAGGACGAAGGTGCTTCGGGAAGTCGTGCGGCGGCAGGGCCAGCTTAAATTTCGCGAAGCCTTGATGGCTGCGTACGAGGGAAAGTGCGCGGTTACGGGATGCGATATCGAAGCCGTTCTAGAAGCGGCCCACATCGCTCCGTATTTTGGCAAGGACTCCAATGTGGTCCAGAACGGGCTACTTCTTCGCGCTGATATCCACACGTTGTTTGACCTTGGGCAGCTCAAGATTTCTCCGGAAGGGACGATTGAACTGCATAAGCGGCTTTTGAGGTCCATCTATGCGAAATACGAGTCGCGAAAGATTCGATCACCTTTGAAGAAGAGCCAAGAACCTAGTCTGGAGGCACTCACTCTGAAGTACATGTCTCCTTCTATTCGTGCGTAA
- a CDS encoding MazG-like family protein, whose translation MALAIEASELMEIFQWRDGSEDFASIPQEKKDAVTQEAADVFIYLMRFCSVTGIDILAATDEKLKLNDAKYPAELVRGKSDKYSDY comes from the coding sequence ATGGCGCTCGCCATCGAGGCATCGGAGTTGATGGAGATCTTTCAGTGGCGCGATGGCAGCGAAGACTTCGCATCCATCCCCCAGGAAAAGAAAGACGCCGTCACCCAGGAAGCCGCTGACGTATTCATCTACCTCATGCGCTTCTGCTCAGTCACCGGCATCGACATCCTCGCGGCCACCGATGAGAAGTTGAAGCTCAACGATGCGAAGTACCCGGCGGAGCTCGTCCGCGGGAAGTCCGATAAGTATTCGGACTACTGA
- a CDS encoding DUF805 domain-containing protein, producing the protein MSGLNLRTIQRLEAGAKVSTESLRALAAVLEVPAESLLLGSPSPSQPALQAMREGVLRGLEFNGVTSRTDFWWFALAVAMLLAFAQLLAEATAPLPLQIASLIVLLPWIAACTRRLRDAGLSPWWQLISLAPVAGIVVLLYLLSYPSKAVEPGEAVVG; encoded by the coding sequence CTGAGCGGCTTGAACCTGAGGACGATCCAGCGCCTGGAAGCGGGCGCCAAGGTCTCGACGGAATCCTTGCGGGCCTTGGCCGCTGTGTTGGAGGTGCCGGCCGAGAGTCTGCTGCTGGGTAGCCCGTCGCCCAGTCAGCCGGCGCTTCAGGCGATGCGCGAAGGCGTGTTGCGTGGTCTGGAGTTCAATGGGGTGACCTCACGGACGGATTTCTGGTGGTTTGCCCTGGCCGTGGCGATGCTGCTGGCCTTCGCTCAGCTGCTCGCCGAGGCCACCGCCCCGTTGCCGCTGCAGATCGCCTCTTTAATAGTGCTGTTGCCGTGGATCGCGGCATGCACCCGGCGCCTGCGCGATGCCGGCCTCAGCCCCTGGTGGCAGCTGATCAGCCTGGCGCCGGTGGCAGGGATCGTGGTGCTGCTCTATCTGCTCAGCTATCCGAGTAAGGCGGTGGAGCCGGGCGAAGCGGTCGTGGGCTGA
- a CDS encoding FAD-dependent oxidoreductase, whose product METIGRDLREMQRVPLDAAHVAAMRAVGSEAHYPAGTFLVQPGDPIDRFVYVDEGEIEVVNAFTGERLVPSTLGPTQFMGEIAFLNGGTWSLPMRAAKDTRVLEVPRPAMLRLMSEIPEMSDIIITVFSARRRRQLDARDGTLVLIGEDADRNLQRIGEFASRNRVPYVSLAIGSAEAHQVAISCGTTADRPVVIFGRNHVMTEPTPDAVARFFGLNFDLADEEPVDVLIVGGGPAGVAAGVYAGAEGLSAMVVEDMAIGGQAGTSSRIENYMGFPTGISGADLVWRGEVQAMKFGTRFIMPRRVASVERRDDGKFCATLDNGQRILAGAIVVATGVQYRRLPIDRMEEFEGSGVYYAATENEARHCKNGEALIVGGGNSAGQAAMFLSRAASHVRLLVRGHSLASSMSNYLSSRLAADPKITIDYGASVRALHGGERLDAVTVHYSERGEDVTVPACALFVMVGAAPNTSWLSGLVKLDAQGFVETGEAAGADSPYATSQPGIFAVGDVRAGSVKRVASAVGEGSVVISKVWGYLNG is encoded by the coding sequence GTGGAAACCATCGGCCGCGACCTCCGCGAAATGCAACGCGTCCCCCTGGACGCCGCCCACGTCGCCGCCATGCGCGCCGTCGGGTCCGAGGCCCACTATCCGGCGGGCACCTTTCTGGTGCAGCCGGGCGACCCGATCGACCGGTTCGTCTATGTCGACGAGGGGGAGATCGAGGTTGTGAATGCCTTTACGGGGGAGCGGCTGGTGCCTTCGACCCTGGGGCCGACGCAGTTCATGGGGGAGATCGCGTTCCTCAATGGCGGCACGTGGTCCTTGCCCATGCGGGCAGCGAAGGACACGCGCGTGCTGGAAGTGCCGCGCCCGGCCATGCTGCGGCTGATGTCCGAGATACCGGAGATGTCGGACATCATCATCACCGTGTTCTCGGCGCGCCGGCGCCGCCAGCTGGATGCGCGCGACGGCACGCTGGTGCTGATCGGCGAGGACGCGGACCGGAACCTGCAGCGGATCGGCGAATTCGCCAGCCGCAACCGCGTGCCGTACGTCTCCCTGGCCATCGGCAGCGCGGAGGCGCACCAGGTCGCCATCAGCTGCGGGACCACCGCGGATCGGCCGGTGGTGATCTTCGGCCGCAACCACGTCATGACCGAACCGACGCCCGACGCGGTGGCCCGGTTCTTCGGCCTCAATTTCGACTTGGCCGACGAGGAGCCGGTGGACGTGCTGATCGTGGGCGGCGGCCCCGCGGGCGTGGCGGCGGGCGTGTATGCAGGGGCCGAGGGCCTGAGCGCGATGGTGGTGGAGGACATGGCCATCGGCGGCCAGGCCGGCACCTCCAGCCGCATCGAGAACTACATGGGCTTTCCCACCGGCATCTCCGGCGCCGACCTGGTGTGGCGCGGCGAGGTGCAGGCGATGAAGTTCGGCACGCGCTTCATCATGCCGCGCCGGGTGGCGAGCGTGGAGCGGCGCGACGATGGCAAGTTCTGCGCCACGCTGGACAACGGCCAGCGCATCCTGGCCGGCGCCATTGTGGTGGCGACGGGCGTGCAGTACCGGCGGTTGCCGATCGACCGCATGGAGGAGTTCGAGGGCTCCGGGGTGTACTACGCCGCCACAGAGAACGAGGCGCGCCATTGCAAGAACGGCGAAGCGCTGATCGTCGGCGGCGGCAACTCCGCAGGCCAGGCCGCCATGTTCCTGAGCCGCGCGGCCAGCCACGTGCGCCTGCTGGTGCGCGGCCACTCGCTGGCATCGTCCATGTCGAACTACCTGTCCAGCCGGTTGGCAGCGGACCCGAAGATCACCATCGACTACGGCGCTTCGGTGCGCGCGCTGCATGGCGGCGAGCGGCTGGATGCCGTGACGGTGCATTACAGCGAACGTGGCGAGGATGTGACGGTGCCGGCGTGCGCGCTGTTCGTCATGGTGGGCGCGGCGCCGAACACGTCGTGGTTGTCGGGCCTGGTCAAGCTGGATGCGCAGGGCTTCGTCGAGACCGGGGAAGCGGCGGGCGCGGACTCACCGTATGCGACGTCGCAACCGGGCATCTTTGCGGTGGGTGACGTACGAGCCGGGTCGGTGAAGCGGGTGGCGTCGGCGGTGGGGGAAGGGTCGGTGGTGATTTCGAAGGTGTGGGGTTATTTGAACGGGTGA